GCCGATGCGCTCGGTGCGCGCCGCGATGGCCCCCAGCACGCTCCAGGCGAACGGCGAGTGGCCCTGGTTGTCCAGCCAGGGGTGGTAGTGGTCGCTGATCTCCACGAAGTCGAAACCCGAACGCTCCGCCAGCACCGCCTGCCGCACCAGTTCCTCAGGCCCGTAGCCCTCGGCCGCCAGCTTGTACCCGATCTGCATCCGTCCCTCATCTCCCGCTGCCTGCCCGCGCCCCGGGCGCCTGCCCGCACGCTGCCAGGCGCGGGCGGGACGCCGGGGCAGGCAGGCCGCCCACCGGCGGCAGGTCCCCCGGACGGCGTAGGGAACGGCGGCGGCCACCGCCGCCCGGGACACCCGGGCGGCGGTGGCCGCGTGCCGTGCCCCCGCTCAGTCCTCCTTGCGCTCGGAGCGGTCGCCGCCCCACAGGGTGTGGAACGAGCCGTCCTTGTCGGTGCGCTGGTAGGTGTGGGCGCCGAAGTAGTCGCGCTGCCCCTGCACCAGCGCGGCGGGCAGGCGGCCGGCGCGCAGCGCGTCGTAGTACGCCAGGGCGGCGGAGAACCCGGGGGCCGGGACACCCAGTTCGGTCGCCCGCGCCACCACCTGCCGCCACGCGTTCTGCGCCGACTTCAGCGCGCCGCTGAACGTGGGGTCGGTCAGCAGCGTCACCGGCGCCTGACCGCCCCGGTAGGCGGCCCTGATCTCGTCGAGGAACCTGGCCCTGATGATGCAGCCGCCGCGCCAGATCGCCGCGACCGAGGCCCGGTCGATGTCCCAGCCGTAGTGCTCCGCCCCGGTCTGGATCAGGTGCCAGCCCTGCGCGTAGGCCACGATCTTGGACGCGTACAGCGCCTGCTCGACCTGCTCGGTGAAGCGGGCCGCGTCGTCCGGGTGCAGCTCGGGCCGCTCCGGGCCGGGCAGTTCGGCCGCCGCGGCCCGCAACTCGGCGTGCCCGGACAGGGAGCGGGCGAAGACGGCCTCGGCGATGCCCGAGACCGGAACGCCCAGGTCGAGCGCGGTCTGGACCGTCCAGCGCCCGGTGCCCTTCTGCTCGGCGCGGTCGGCGACGATGTCGACGAACGGGTCGCCCGTGTCGGCGTCGGTGTGCGCCAGGACCTCGGCCGTGATCTCGATGAGGTACGAGTCGAGCCGCCCGGTGTTCCACGTGCGGAAGATGTCCGCGATCTGCGCCGGCTCGTACCCGCCGACCTTGCGCAGCAGGTCGTACGCCTCCGCTATCAGCTGCATGTCGGCGTACTCGATGCCGTTGTGCACCATCTTCACGAAGTGGCCCGCGCCGTCCGCGCC
Above is a genomic segment from Streptomyces marincola containing:
- the gndA gene encoding NADP-dependent phosphogluconate dehydrogenase; the protein is MARQAQIGITGLAVMGSNLARNFARHGHTVALHNRTAAKTRALVKEFGHEGDFIPAESAEEFVAALERPRRVVIMVKAGAPTDAVIDEFAALLEPGDMIVDGGNAHFEDTRRREAALKERGLHFVGCGISGGEEGALNGPSIMPGGSAESYQALGPLLESISAKVDGEPCCAHIGADGAGHFVKMVHNGIEYADMQLIAEAYDLLRKVGGYEPAQIADIFRTWNTGRLDSYLIEITAEVLAHTDADTGDPFVDIVADRAEQKGTGRWTVQTALDLGVPVSGIAEAVFARSLSGHAELRAAAAELPGPERPELHPDDAARFTEQVEQALYASKIVAYAQGWHLIQTGAEHYGWDIDRASVAAIWRGGCIIRARFLDEIRAAYRGGQAPVTLLTDPTFSGALKSAQNAWRQVVARATELGVPAPGFSAALAYYDALRAGRLPAALVQGQRDYFGAHTYQRTDKDGSFHTLWGGDRSERKED